From a region of the Burkholderia sp. PAMC 26561 genome:
- a CDS encoding efflux transporter outer membrane subunit, producing the protein MMFSRSTPPVFLTLLAAALLAACTVGPDYSGAPQVATDAAHAQGFVRTPATGMVSTRAPSQWWLALNDPQLNALIDAALAHNPDVHAAQARLREARAQLQHSKANGMPTASFDAAALRTRSPDVSSLTSSQDGSSGSSGRGPLSLYTAGFDASWEIDLFGGTRRAVEAASAEADAVDADLADTQVSLAAEVAQAYIDLRDEQHRLQLAQQSADLEQQMLTLTQQRRAGGTAADVDVERLTTQVENTRATLTPLDQQVTESLDQLAVLTGQAPGALDSALSALREMPALPASVQVGDPGSMLQQRPDVRAAERRLASNNAQIGEQTANFFPKVTLLGDIGFSAADPGHLVRKSNFSWLGVPYLQWNILDFGRTLSSVHSAQASRDEADAKYTKAVLGALQDANTSLSRYGHQREHLVTLQKVQASADRSATLTRQRYRAGASSLIDLLDTQRTQFSAQQNVVAGQAELLKDFVSLQKSLGLGWQLNG; encoded by the coding sequence ATGATGTTCTCTCGCTCTACGCCTCCTGTTTTTTTAACGCTGCTCGCTGCGGCTCTCTTGGCCGCATGTACCGTGGGTCCCGACTACTCGGGCGCACCGCAAGTCGCGACCGACGCGGCGCACGCTCAAGGTTTCGTGCGTACGCCCGCGACCGGCATGGTGAGCACGCGCGCGCCGAGCCAATGGTGGCTCGCGCTCAACGATCCGCAACTGAACGCATTGATCGACGCCGCGCTGGCACACAACCCCGACGTCCACGCCGCACAGGCGCGCTTGCGTGAAGCGCGCGCCCAGTTGCAACATTCGAAGGCGAACGGCATGCCTACCGCTTCCTTCGATGCCGCCGCGCTGCGCACACGTTCGCCCGATGTGAGTTCGCTCACGTCGTCGCAAGATGGTTCGTCGGGATCTTCCGGCCGTGGTCCGCTGTCGCTTTACACCGCGGGCTTCGATGCATCGTGGGAAATCGACCTGTTCGGCGGCACGCGCCGCGCGGTGGAGGCGGCGTCGGCGGAAGCGGATGCCGTGGACGCCGATCTCGCCGATACCCAGGTTTCGCTCGCCGCCGAAGTGGCCCAGGCGTACATCGATTTACGCGATGAACAGCATCGCCTGCAGTTGGCGCAGCAAAGCGCCGATCTCGAACAGCAGATGCTCACGTTGACGCAACAACGCCGCGCAGGCGGAACGGCGGCCGACGTGGACGTGGAACGCCTGACCACGCAAGTCGAGAACACGCGCGCAACGCTCACGCCGCTCGATCAGCAGGTGACCGAGTCGCTCGACCAGCTCGCGGTGCTGACGGGCCAGGCGCCCGGCGCACTGGATAGCGCATTGTCGGCCTTGCGCGAGATGCCGGCGCTGCCCGCATCGGTTCAGGTCGGCGATCCGGGATCGATGCTGCAACAGCGGCCCGATGTACGCGCTGCCGAACGCAGGCTGGCATCGAACAATGCGCAAATCGGCGAGCAGACCGCCAACTTTTTCCCGAAGGTGACCTTGCTCGGAGACATCGGTTTTAGCGCCGCCGATCCAGGACATCTGGTGCGCAAGAGCAACTTTAGCTGGCTCGGCGTGCCGTATCTGCAATGGAATATTCTCGACTTCGGACGCACGCTGTCGAGCGTTCACAGCGCGCAGGCATCGCGCGATGAAGCCGATGCCAAGTACACCAAAGCCGTGCTCGGCGCCCTGCAGGACGCGAATACATCGTTGTCACGTTACGGGCATCAGCGTGAGCATCTCGTCACGTTGCAGAAGGTGCAGGCATCGGCGGACCGGTCGGCCACGCTGACGCGGCAGCGGTATCGTGCAGGGGCATCGAGCCTTATCGATCTGCTCGATACACAGCGCACCCAGTTCAGCGCCCAGCAGAACGTTGTCGCGGGGCAGGCTGAATTGCTGAAGGATTTTGTATCGCTGCAGAAGAGCCTTGGGCTTGGCTGGCAGCTCAACGGCTGA
- a CDS encoding DMT family transporter, translating to MNPTNIVQLLVLAALWGGSFLFIRVGVTDFGVAPLMALRVGIGALFLLVLLFTRRPAREAVNTMRKHAGSLLVVGILNSAAPFCLFAFAELTLSAGVTSVINATTPLWGAIVAFLWLKDRLSTLRVAGLAIGFAGVLVLVWNQIAAPQEAGMSPATTALAALAALGATLLYGIAASYTKRRLTGVDSLTVAAGTMTGATIVLLPFAIFWWPVAPVSTVAWGSVIALGVACTGVAYMLFFHLIAVVGPARAITVTFVIPVFGILWGAMFLGEQVSAGMVGACVIILIGTALATGVVKKLPFARASIAKAADVITLRDKT from the coding sequence ATGAACCCGACCAACATCGTTCAATTGCTTGTTCTCGCCGCCCTTTGGGGTGGATCGTTCCTGTTCATTCGCGTGGGTGTGACCGACTTCGGCGTTGCGCCGCTGATGGCGTTGCGTGTGGGTATCGGCGCGCTGTTCCTGCTGGTGCTGCTCTTCACGCGCCGGCCAGCCCGCGAGGCGGTGAACACCATGCGCAAGCACGCCGGGTCGTTGCTCGTGGTGGGCATCCTCAACTCCGCCGCGCCGTTTTGCCTGTTTGCGTTTGCGGAACTCACGCTGTCGGCGGGAGTGACGTCGGTTATCAATGCGACCACGCCGCTGTGGGGCGCCATCGTTGCATTCCTGTGGTTGAAGGACCGCCTGAGCACGCTGCGCGTCGCCGGCCTCGCGATAGGTTTTGCCGGCGTCCTCGTGCTCGTCTGGAATCAGATCGCGGCGCCGCAAGAAGCGGGTATGTCGCCGGCAACGACCGCGCTTGCCGCGTTGGCTGCGTTGGGGGCGACGCTGCTTTATGGGATTGCGGCGAGCTACACGAAACGGCGCCTTACTGGCGTCGATTCGCTGACGGTCGCGGCCGGGACCATGACGGGCGCGACTATCGTGTTGCTTCCGTTCGCGATCTTCTGGTGGCCCGTTGCGCCGGTTTCAACGGTTGCGTGGGGATCGGTGATTGCGCTCGGCGTTGCGTGCACGGGCGTCGCTTATATGCTGTTTTTCCACCTGATCGCGGTCGTCGGTCCGGCGCGCGCGATCACCGTGACCTTCGTGATCCCGGTCTTCGGCATCCTCTGGGGTGCGATGTTTCTTGGCGAGCAGGTCTCGGCGGGAATGGTGGGCGCATGCGTGATCATCCTGATCGGCACGGCGCTGGCCACGGGCGTGGTGAAGAAGCTGCCGTTCGCTCGCGCATCGATTGCGAAAGCAGCGGACGTCATCACGTTGCGCGACAAAACCTGA
- a CDS encoding methyl-accepting chemotaxis protein, with protein MFNNFTIRRGLTITIAGYTLAIVAVLLAAAACLRQSNQALEQMVATDTAAITHLKTSSQRLLQVRLALGNYETLFMLGKASDDMLPNARKTLKISDAEFDAYLAKPRDTQEEQLAQAARTARTALIAKALNLEFDALAQNDFNTFRTLQVQTADGLYATYDHAMSALEALQIARQQARYEQAQRQFHAMATGAVVIAALALVLGFIARGALSAAVMKPIESAIHHFEQIAAGDLTATIDASRDNEMGRLFAALRRMQQGLVGTVTQVRGGTGAISHGAREIAAGNIDLSQRTEEQAASLQQTASSMEQLTATVRQNADNARQASELAVDASTTAVRGGDVVGKFVHTMDDIATSSTRIADIIGVIEGIAFQTNILALNAAVEAARAGEEGRGFAVVAGEVRSLAQRSAAAAKEIKELISASADKVQTGNALAGQAGQTMGEVVAAVKRVSDIIGEISAASSEQTGGIELINRAVAQMDEVTQQNAALVEEAAAAAASLEQQAERLDVAVAVFRV; from the coding sequence ATGTTCAATAACTTCACGATTCGCCGCGGTCTCACGATCACTATCGCCGGGTACACGCTCGCAATTGTCGCGGTGCTGCTCGCGGCTGCCGCGTGCCTGCGCCAGAGCAACCAGGCGCTCGAACAGATGGTCGCAACCGATACCGCGGCCATCACGCACCTGAAGACGAGTTCGCAACGGCTCCTGCAAGTGCGTCTCGCGCTCGGCAACTACGAGACGCTGTTCATGCTCGGCAAGGCGAGCGACGACATGCTGCCGAACGCGCGCAAGACGCTGAAGATCAGCGACGCCGAGTTCGACGCGTACCTCGCGAAGCCGCGCGATACGCAGGAAGAGCAACTCGCGCAAGCCGCCAGAACCGCACGCACGGCGTTGATTGCGAAGGCGCTGAATCTTGAATTCGATGCCCTCGCGCAAAACGATTTCAACACCTTCCGCACGCTGCAGGTCCAGACAGCGGACGGTTTATACGCCACCTACGATCACGCAATGTCCGCGCTCGAAGCGTTGCAGATCGCGCGGCAGCAAGCGCGTTATGAGCAAGCGCAGCGACAATTCCACGCGATGGCAACGGGCGCCGTGGTGATCGCCGCGCTTGCGCTGGTGCTTGGGTTCATCGCACGGGGTGCATTGAGCGCGGCCGTGATGAAGCCGATCGAATCAGCGATTCATCACTTCGAGCAAATTGCTGCGGGGGATCTGACGGCAACTATCGATGCATCCCGTGATAACGAAATGGGCCGCTTGTTCGCCGCGCTCAGGCGCATGCAGCAGGGGCTGGTCGGGACGGTTACGCAAGTGCGCGGCGGCACCGGCGCGATCTCTCATGGCGCGCGGGAGATCGCGGCGGGCAACATCGACTTGTCGCAGCGCACGGAGGAACAGGCCGCTTCGTTGCAGCAGACGGCATCGAGCATGGAGCAGTTGACGGCGACCGTGCGGCAGAACGCCGACAACGCCCGGCAGGCGAGCGAGTTGGCCGTGGATGCATCGACCACGGCAGTGCGCGGCGGCGACGTGGTAGGCAAGTTCGTTCACACGATGGACGATATCGCCACGAGTTCCACGCGCATTGCGGACATCATCGGGGTGATCGAAGGGATTGCGTTCCAGACCAATATCCTGGCGCTGAATGCGGCGGTCGAAGCGGCCCGGGCGGGTGAAGAGGGACGCGGATTTGCCGTGGTCGCGGGCGAAGTGCGCAGCCTCGCGCAACGCAGCGCAGCTGCGGCGAAGGAGATCAAGGAGCTGATCAGCGCATCGGCGGACAAGGTTCAGACGGGGAACGCGCTCGCCGGACAGGCCGGGCAGACGATGGGCGAGGTCGTCGCGGCGGTGAAGCGTGTGTCGGACATCATCGGCGAGATCAGCGCGGCTTCATCGGAGCAGACAGGAGGCATCGAGTTGATCAATCGCGCCGTTGCACAGATGGATGAAGTCACGCAACAGAACGCCGCGCTGGTGGAGGAAGCGGCGGCTGCGGCGGCTTCGCTGGAACAGCAGGCTGAGCGGCTGGATGTGGCGGTGGCGGTGTTTCGGGTTTAA